A genomic stretch from Syntrophorhabdaceae bacterium includes:
- a CDS encoding PEP/pyruvate-binding domain-containing protein produces MDSQENLWHSTALEINLERTKAVVEIPDKYTVLLHVASDHYGVLKRTESLLTELNHPYVNWEYVLSQLKSISIGDFYDFNAHEQGAAAFKIFSEMYVNVILAASDEGLKDSAIRYLFEYLNAVISKSGSYLKRNMEMFPSLFSSILEMCAGGSLLFKKASSYAKTTIKLMEENDGSQDFTTFGEIVYNAFRSTYMFWLTQPDPARWLFSEEEALNALDAYDELIRPLSHSQLNDLLVKVEDFHSTSRYTTEDLKCYLDMPDYLQIANGYLLIADELERSSVFEGRHYLVKLDFLFNIMNVPGLSDIHNAGLIEINRCLGKVFKEEGHYNAGDFIRRIFHALKRTVSQNQYQGPLIDCITTLAKAVFEQNNHPLVDVLIEELVAFGFQHPDVKGSTNDWQIQANPAHIKNIRAWLEIISLKPRWTKRLLSALIINLRLKGVFVRDTDLLQRDISQFLNSDILPAYNLVKQLLRIFPVYFTEIGAEGELREISTAVDELTGRNDKLIYFLRKQSHVESNSLLIPFIEDIFRFWNSGDREYVRKHLPAEVYEEVRDSGEYFDGLHAVFVRFFHKAEGNVRNFLEWDNARVSKEIRGIKGLSDREKERTQLMIRFYQLIYKKYFHEHIDLLKDLEISCLLELPKIRSLKRALERKDNFKSLSIVLDMISALKDKVLSPHKTDCFENIYYKRHIAAGIPSMYGTYREEKFEAMGLMLRLENLATTLFEKLIEVLNLKFVTKSTLMTIHEYLWLYVKALDLEGIATEGLVAKMRYITSALQVRQFSIDQYIDIFQFIAKGIQDITRDYYIDVHRPNLSVIIDRIVREDDRANEQASVDKNQEKLYQHSENFIRSVIASAFGLQVLDNFVNAIIRTLSAELEKFKDNKQILNLVMAYIPELTISPLYKRNKDIDNQILIGNKGYFLKELTSFGFPVPPGFIITTEVFRGYEAVVAYKYIFKDLSKRIYKEIVELERITGKKFGNPRNPLLLSVRSGATISLPGMMHSFLNVGINDRIAEGLSKVKDYEWASWDSYRRFLQTWGMFHGLERNIFDEIMTNYKQRYGIEKKIQFNPEQMKQIALAYKKAMEEKGVEVIDDPSEQLQHAILQVFASWYSEQARIYRHQMRLSDEWGTAVIVQAMVFGNLNEDSGSGVIFTRDPRGSSQNVAIHGDFIFGVQGDDIVSGLVETFPISEKQRISEKRESAISLETRFPEIYGELVRTAEALIYEKGFNHQEIEFTFENISGGGLYILQTRDMVQRDTGKIRTFKDSKELGSAILGIGIGVSGGALSGRAVYSEADIEHYRAKEPHEALILIRPDTVPDDVGVILKVEGLLTARGGGTSHAAVTIPQLNKVGVVGFNKLHVFETEGYSMVDGHLIRGGDFISIDGWSGAVYAGKHEVEKEESYKITI; encoded by the coding sequence GTGGATAGTCAAGAAAATCTCTGGCATTCTACCGCTCTTGAGATAAATCTCGAAAGAACCAAGGCCGTCGTAGAAATTCCCGACAAGTATACGGTACTCCTCCACGTGGCGAGCGACCATTACGGGGTGCTGAAACGAACCGAGAGTCTGCTCACGGAGCTCAATCATCCCTACGTCAACTGGGAGTATGTGCTATCCCAGTTAAAGAGCATCTCCATAGGAGATTTCTACGACTTCAACGCGCACGAACAGGGCGCAGCGGCGTTTAAGATTTTCTCTGAAATGTATGTGAACGTGATCTTAGCCGCCTCGGATGAAGGTCTTAAAGATAGCGCAATTCGATACCTGTTCGAGTATCTGAATGCGGTTATTTCAAAGAGCGGCTCTTATCTCAAGAGAAACATGGAGATGTTTCCGTCCCTTTTCAGCTCGATCCTCGAGATGTGTGCGGGAGGGAGTCTGCTTTTCAAGAAGGCCTCAAGCTATGCGAAAACCACCATAAAACTCATGGAAGAAAACGATGGTTCTCAGGATTTCACAACATTTGGTGAAATCGTGTACAACGCCTTCAGATCGACCTATATGTTCTGGCTTACCCAGCCCGATCCCGCACGGTGGCTTTTTTCAGAGGAAGAAGCGCTCAATGCCCTTGACGCTTACGATGAGCTTATCCGGCCGCTAAGCCACAGTCAACTGAACGATTTGCTCGTCAAGGTCGAGGATTTCCACAGCACGTCCCGGTACACTACGGAGGATCTGAAATGTTATCTTGACATGCCCGACTATCTCCAGATAGCGAACGGTTATCTTCTGATCGCCGATGAGCTTGAACGTTCGAGCGTTTTCGAGGGCAGGCACTACCTCGTCAAGCTTGATTTTCTTTTCAATATTATGAATGTCCCGGGGCTCTCGGATATCCACAACGCGGGCTTGATCGAGATCAACAGGTGCCTCGGGAAGGTGTTCAAGGAGGAGGGCCATTACAACGCGGGCGATTTCATCCGAAGAATATTCCATGCCCTGAAGAGGACCGTTTCCCAGAATCAATACCAGGGTCCCCTCATAGATTGCATAACAACGCTGGCCAAGGCGGTCTTCGAACAGAACAACCATCCTCTTGTCGATGTCCTGATCGAAGAGCTCGTTGCCTTTGGCTTCCAACATCCTGATGTGAAGGGGTCCACGAACGATTGGCAGATACAGGCAAACCCTGCGCACATCAAAAATATCCGGGCATGGCTCGAAATCATTTCGTTGAAACCGAGGTGGACGAAGAGGCTCTTATCGGCCCTCATAATCAATCTCAGGCTGAAAGGCGTGTTCGTCCGTGATACGGATCTGCTTCAAAGAGACATCTCTCAGTTTCTCAATTCAGATATTCTTCCGGCTTACAATCTGGTGAAGCAGCTCTTGAGGATCTTCCCTGTCTACTTCACCGAAATTGGGGCTGAAGGCGAGCTAAGAGAGATTTCAACTGCCGTGGATGAGCTCACCGGGAGAAATGACAAACTCATTTATTTCCTGAGGAAACAGTCACATGTAGAGAGTAACAGTCTGCTCATACCGTTCATCGAAGATATCTTCAGATTCTGGAATTCCGGGGACAGGGAATATGTGAGAAAACATCTGCCGGCCGAAGTCTACGAAGAGGTAAGGGATTCAGGAGAGTACTTTGACGGACTTCACGCCGTGTTCGTGAGGTTCTTTCACAAAGCAGAAGGCAATGTCCGGAACTTTCTTGAGTGGGACAATGCGCGCGTATCCAAAGAGATACGGGGTATCAAGGGGCTCTCCGACAGGGAGAAGGAGAGGACCCAGCTCATGATCAGGTTCTATCAGCTTATCTATAAGAAGTATTTTCATGAGCATATCGATCTTCTTAAGGACCTTGAGATATCGTGTCTTCTGGAGTTGCCAAAGATTCGTTCGCTGAAACGGGCGCTCGAAAGAAAGGACAACTTCAAGAGCCTCTCCATCGTCCTTGACATGATATCGGCCTTGAAGGACAAAGTCCTTTCCCCTCACAAGACAGACTGTTTCGAGAATATCTATTATAAGCGACACATCGCGGCCGGTATACCTTCGATGTACGGTACGTATCGTGAAGAGAAGTTTGAGGCCATGGGTCTTATGCTCCGGCTTGAGAATCTCGCAACAACACTCTTTGAAAAACTTATTGAAGTGTTGAATCTCAAATTCGTTACAAAGAGCACGCTCATGACTATCCATGAGTACCTCTGGCTCTACGTAAAAGCCCTTGATCTGGAAGGCATCGCCACGGAGGGTCTTGTGGCCAAGATGAGGTACATCACGAGCGCCCTGCAGGTGAGACAATTTTCCATTGATCAATACATCGATATTTTTCAGTTTATCGCAAAGGGCATCCAGGACATCACTAGGGATTATTACATCGACGTTCATCGTCCCAACCTGTCAGTCATTATTGACCGGATTGTCCGTGAAGACGATAGGGCGAACGAACAGGCGAGCGTGGACAAGAATCAGGAAAAGCTTTATCAACACTCGGAGAATTTCATTCGCTCGGTAATCGCGAGCGCTTTCGGGCTCCAGGTGCTCGACAATTTCGTCAACGCGATCATCAGGACGTTGAGCGCCGAGCTCGAAAAATTCAAGGACAATAAGCAGATACTCAATCTTGTCATGGCCTACATCCCGGAGCTCACCATTTCGCCCCTCTATAAACGTAATAAGGATATCGATAATCAGATACTCATAGGGAATAAGGGCTATTTCTTAAAAGAACTCACCTCGTTCGGTTTTCCTGTGCCACCGGGATTTATCATTACCACCGAGGTCTTCAGGGGATATGAAGCCGTGGTTGCATACAAATACATTTTTAAAGATCTGAGCAAACGGATATACAAGGAGATCGTTGAGCTCGAACGTATTACCGGAAAGAAGTTCGGAAACCCGAGAAATCCGCTCCTTCTTTCAGTGAGAAGCGGGGCCACTATCTCCCTGCCCGGAATGATGCACTCCTTTCTTAATGTGGGCATCAATGACAGAATCGCAGAGGGACTCTCCAAGGTGAAAGACTACGAGTGGGCGTCCTGGGATTCATACCGGCGGTTCTTGCAGACCTGGGGTATGTTTCATGGCCTGGAGAGAAACATCTTTGATGAGATCATGACCAACTACAAACAACGCTACGGGATCGAAAAAAAGATTCAGTTCAATCCGGAGCAGATGAAGCAAATTGCCCTTGCGTATAAAAAGGCCATGGAAGAGAAGGGCGTGGAAGTTATAGACGACCCCTCGGAACAGTTGCAGCATGCCATACTGCAGGTATTCGCTTCCTGGTATTCGGAGCAGGCAAGGATTTACCGTCACCAGATGCGACTTTCCGACGAATGGGGCACTGCAGTGATCGTACAGGCCATGGTATTCGGCAATCTGAACGAGGACTCGGGCTCGGGAGTCATATTCACCCGCGATCCCAGAGGATCATCTCAGAACGTGGCAATTCACGGAGACTTTATCTTCGGTGTTCAGGGCGATGACATCGTATCCGGCCTTGTGGAAACGTTTCCCATCTCAGAGAAGCAGAGGATATCGGAGAAAAGGGAATCGGCCATATCTCTGGAAACAAGGTTTCCCGAGATATACGGTGAGCTGGTGAGAACCGCCGAAGCGCTTATCTACGAAAAAGGTTTTAATCATCAGGAAATAGAATTTACTTTTGAAAATATCTCCGGCGGGGGGCTTTACATACTGCAGACGCGCGACATGGTTCAAAGGGATACAGGCAAAATACGTACATTCAAAGATTCAAAAGAGCTTGGAAGCGCCATTCTTGGAATCGGCATAGGGGTGAGCGGAGGGGCGCTTTCCGGACGCGCCGTTTATTCTGAGGCGGACATCGAACATTACAGAGCCAAAGAGCCTCACGAAGCCCTCATACTGATTCGGCCTGATACAGTTCCTGATGATGTGGGCGTGATCTTAAAGGTCGAAGGACTTCTCACCGCACGGGGCGGCGGCACCTCTCACGCAGCCGTCACCATTCCTCAGCTCAACAAAGTCGGCGTCGTGGGTTTTAACAAGCTTCACGTATTTGAGACCGAAGGATACAGCATGGTTGACGGCCACCTCATACGGGGCGGAGACTTCATCAGCATAGACGGCTGGAGCGGTGCCGTCTATGCCGGTAAGCATGAAGTGGAAAAGGAAGAATCCTACAAAATTACGATTTGA
- a CDS encoding glyceraldehyde 3-phosphate dehydrogenase NAD-binding domain-containing protein has product MSRIEVFENKQPILGINSLGRIGKLTLWHHIGRKYFREIIVNIGRESGTGLSSIAQLIEKDATYGTIHRFLYGINAQRIVQVVDEKKGKLMIDGIPVTVLREARNPMDIGWRNYGVDVVAECTGKFRDPTVATDDKNGSIKGHLAGGARVVVNSSPFKLKNKALSAPDEATTLIYGINHTAFNYKKHQIVSAASCTTTGLAHMVKPLLEHEETSKILTASMSTVHAVTNSQSVLDSMPKAGEKDLRKGRSILNNIILTSTNAAEALSQVIPEVKNIGFMADSIRVPTNTESLIVLNVTFQSLMKDDGTKASLTTKMLNDIYQKTYEKDPEHLVVFTLEQNVSTDLIGQNAAIIIEGQFNHTRTAFIEVDLSQVPGLPDELVKTVSKARIKIPVTHAKVFGWYDNEYGSYTNRMADLTVYIHKSLFR; this is encoded by the coding sequence ATGAGCAGAATTGAGGTCTTTGAAAACAAGCAACCCATCCTTGGTATCAACAGTCTTGGTAGAATCGGAAAACTTACACTGTGGCATCATATCGGAAGAAAATACTTCCGGGAAATCATTGTCAACATCGGGAGAGAGTCCGGCACCGGGCTTTCTTCAATAGCGCAGCTTATAGAGAAAGACGCCACATACGGCACGATTCACCGGTTTCTCTATGGCATCAACGCTCAGAGAATAGTCCAGGTCGTCGATGAAAAGAAAGGCAAGCTCATGATCGACGGTATTCCCGTAACCGTACTGCGCGAGGCGCGTAACCCCATGGACATCGGCTGGAGAAATTATGGCGTAGACGTGGTGGCCGAGTGTACGGGCAAATTTCGCGATCCCACTGTTGCCACAGACGATAAAAACGGCTCCATCAAAGGGCACCTCGCAGGAGGCGCCAGGGTTGTAGTCAACTCATCCCCATTTAAACTCAAGAACAAGGCCCTGTCCGCGCCCGATGAGGCGACCACCCTGATTTACGGCATAAACCATACGGCCTTCAATTACAAAAAACATCAGATCGTTTCGGCGGCATCCTGTACGACCACCGGCCTCGCCCACATGGTAAAGCCGCTTCTCGAACATGAGGAAACGAGCAAGATCCTCACCGCGTCCATGTCCACAGTCCACGCGGTCACGAATTCACAAAGCGTTCTCGACAGCATGCCCAAGGCAGGAGAAAAGGATTTGCGCAAGGGCCGGAGCATACTCAACAATATCATTCTTACGTCCACGAATGCAGCTGAAGCCTTAAGCCAGGTTATCCCGGAAGTGAAGAATATCGGTTTCATGGCGGATTCGATACGGGTGCCCACGAATACGGAATCCCTGATCGTACTGAACGTCACGTTCCAGTCGCTCATGAAGGACGACGGCACCAAGGCGTCTCTTACCACAAAGATGCTGAACGACATATACCAGAAGACATATGAGAAAGATCCCGAGCATCTTGTTGTCTTTACCCTCGAACAGAACGTATCCACGGACCTCATCGGCCAGAATGCGGCAATCATTATCGAGGGCCAGTTCAACCACACGCGGACCGCATTTATCGAGGTCGATCTATCACAGGTGCCCGGACTTCCCGATGAACTTGTCAAGACAGTGTCCAAGGCCAGGATAAAGATTCCTGTTACGCATGCGAAAGTATTCGGCTGGTATGATAACGAGTACGGCAGCTACACAAACAGGATGGCCGATTTGACGGTCTATATCCATAAGAGTCTGTTTCGCTAG
- a CDS encoding efflux RND transporter periplasmic adaptor subunit, which produces MTRTNALIGPPCVIIPVILVIALSIAGCKNNQKSEASLLPPTVEVVNVIKKDVPLYSEWTASIDGSVNATIRAQVQGYLIKQDYREGDFVKEGQTLFEIDQRTFRAALEQAKGQLTEARARWETSKANLERIRPLVELHAVSMKDFDDAVGAERVNNAAVVAAQAMVDKAQVDLGFTRIAAPISGIAGIAKAQLGNLVGPGSIDELTTVSAVNPIKVYVSLSEQEYLRIVEHGRGGLSQMSLDLVLADGTVHPHKGFFAFADRQVDVKTGTIKVAALFPNPGNVLRPGQFARVKAQTMIKKNALLVPQRAVTELQGGYQVAVVGADNRVDIRPVKAAERIDNLWVIDDGLKADERVVAEGIQKIASGAQVVVKPFGSAPTGNPETKPGVTSGSTAKSLTPASVPTRKVQ; this is translated from the coding sequence ATGACAAGAACAAATGCTTTGATCGGCCCTCCCTGTGTAATCATCCCCGTCATCCTCGTGATTGCACTCTCTATAGCAGGATGCAAAAACAACCAGAAGTCTGAAGCCTCACTCCTTCCGCCTACCGTAGAAGTGGTGAACGTGATCAAGAAAGATGTGCCGCTCTATTCTGAGTGGACGGCCTCCATTGATGGTTCCGTGAATGCGACGATTCGTGCGCAAGTGCAGGGTTATCTCATCAAACAGGACTACCGTGAAGGTGACTTCGTGAAGGAGGGGCAGACCCTCTTCGAGATCGATCAACGGACTTTTCGAGCGGCCCTGGAACAGGCAAAAGGACAGCTCACGGAAGCACGGGCTCGATGGGAAACCTCAAAGGCCAATCTTGAACGCATAAGACCCCTCGTAGAGTTGCATGCGGTGAGCATGAAGGACTTCGATGATGCCGTTGGCGCTGAGCGCGTGAACAACGCTGCTGTCGTCGCAGCCCAGGCTATGGTGGATAAGGCTCAGGTGGACCTCGGTTTTACCAGGATCGCCGCCCCTATCTCAGGCATTGCAGGCATCGCCAAGGCGCAACTCGGTAACCTCGTGGGTCCCGGATCTATAGATGAACTCACCACTGTTTCAGCAGTGAACCCCATCAAGGTCTATGTTTCTTTGAGTGAGCAGGAGTATTTGAGAATTGTCGAACATGGCCGCGGAGGGTTAAGTCAAATGTCGCTTGATCTTGTTCTCGCCGATGGCACGGTCCATCCCCATAAAGGTTTTTTTGCTTTCGCCGATCGCCAGGTCGATGTGAAGACCGGTACGATCAAAGTTGCTGCCCTCTTTCCTAACCCCGGTAACGTGCTTCGTCCCGGACAGTTCGCGAGGGTCAAGGCACAGACTATGATCAAGAAGAATGCCCTTCTCGTGCCGCAAAGAGCAGTTACGGAGTTGCAGGGCGGATATCAGGTGGCCGTTGTGGGCGCCGATAACAGGGTCGATATTCGACCGGTTAAGGCGGCGGAACGTATCGACAACCTGTGGGTCATTGATGATGGCCTCAAAGCTGATGAGAGGGTGGTGGCGGAAGGAATCCAGAAGATCGCATCCGGCGCTCAGGTCGTGGTCAAGCCCTTCGGATCGGCTCCAACCGGAAATCCGGAAACCAAGCCCGGCGTAACTTCCGGCAGTACGGCAAAATCGCTTACCCCGGCGTCTGTCCCGACCAGAAAAGTTCAATAG